GAGTGCATCTGGTTGTCCAAACAATTTAGTAAATAATTTGGTATTCCATTTTTGCCAATCAAACTTTTTGTTACCACCTTTCTTTTTGACTTGGGCTGCAATGTCAAGTCCGAGTTTTTCACGCGCTGCATGACCGATTTTAGTTGAAACACGCGAATCCCGTAGTTGTAATTTAACGCCGTATTCTTTGAAGATTAGGTTCCGCAATTCCTTCAACAATGCTAATGCCTCTTCTTGTGGTGAAGCATTCGCTACCTTTGATTTAGTTGTAGCGGATGTGCCATTGGTTTTGGCAGATGTTTTAGCATTAGCTGCGTTGCGATTGTTATTGATTCTAGCTTTAGCGATAGCCATTTTACAACTTCCTTTAATGAAGTTAATTTTTCACCTCCTTGCCGCAATCGCGGCTTTCACATCCATTTCATTTCAATTTCATTTTTTTGCGATTTCAAACCTGTCTTTGCTGTGACAAATTTATGCTTTTAAGAGATAAAGAAGCGGACTAGGAGCAGTTTCCGAAATTAACACTGTACTGGAGGCGATGCCTGCGGCGGGCGTAGCCATCGCTCTTTTTCACACAAGAAGTATAGCCAACCCGTTAGTAATAATTATCCGTGTGGCTAAAGCATCAGTAATTAAATTTGCTCTAAAAGTGGAAAGTAAGTTGTTAAAGTCAAATTTATGAAGTTGACAGACTGGCCTGCTCTAGCTAACCAAAATACTCCAATTGTGGCTGTGGAGTATCATACGCCTGACAGAATGCAGATATTACAGCAGTTTTACCATTGGGGTGAAGAACGTTCTTTGTCAGTCTTTGTCTGGAATCCTGGTTACTGTGGACTACAGCAATTAATTCAGCATCAAGGTCAGTACATCTTACAGTCAACTGACAGGGGTAAAAACGGGGACATTATTCAGTATCTTCTGGAGGAATATCAACCAGGCATTTATTTACTAGAGGGAGTTCTAAATGAGGGTGATGGTAGCAAAATAAGTCAAAAATTTAGCTATCAATTACTAAATGCCTGTCATCAAGCTCTCTGGAGTCAACAACATCATTACTGGGTGTTATTGGAAACTTACGTTCAACTATCTCTAGAATTACAGCCTTTTATTCCTATACTGTCAAATCCACTTCCAGATCAACAGCAGGTGCAAATGGTTGTGCAGCAGTTTTGTGATACCTGGGTTGGGCGTAGTCATCCCCGGCTTCAGCAGTTTGCGGAGTGCGATCGCGATCGCCGCGCTGTAGCTGATCGCAATTCTTGGTTAAAAACAACAGAAAAAACATCAGCACTGCAATTGCTCTTTCGTGCCTGTCAGGGTTTACCCATAGGCGAGATGAATATGCTATTACAGCAATCTCTGAGTTTTACAGAGCAGCTTGAGGAAATCGCCCAATTAGTCCTAGAGCATAAAGTTAGCAAATTGCGGGGTCGGGGTTTAGAGTACATTGCTCAACCGGATGTACCTTCAGCCGGGGGATTAGATTTACTGGAGAAAAGGTTGGAAACTATTACCTGTCTACTTCAACCTAAAGCAAAGCAATATGGTTTGAAGTTTCCCACTGGAATGCTCTTATGGGGGCCACCGGGTACTGGTAAAAGTCTTTCTGCCAAGTTAGCAGCTAAGAAAATGGGATTACCATTGTTAGCAGCTAATTGGGGTGTACTACTGGGTGATCCTCATCCCGACAGAGCATTAAAGGAGTTTATTGCTTTGGTGACTTCCCTTGCTCCCTGTGTACTCTACTGGGATGACTTTGATAAAGGCTTTGCTGGCTGGGATTCCAATGCAGATGGAGGTGTAGCACGGCGGCTATCTGCGGCTTTACTAACTTGGATGCAAGAGCATCAAGAGCCAGTTTATACCATTGCTACTGTCAATCGCTTGTCAATGCTACCTGCGGAGTTAGTTCGCCGTTTTGATGATATCTTTTTTGTGGACTTACCCCATGAAGGGGCAAGATATGAAGTTTTCAATCTACATCTAGCTAAGTATTTTCCAGCTTTTCGAGACAATAACTCACCTTGGAGTGATGATCAATGGCGTAGACTGTTGGCTGAATATCGCATTTGCAGTCCAGCAGAAATTGGTAATGCAGTCCGTCGTTGTGCTGAGGAGGCTTTTTATCAAGGTAGACCTGGGGAAATTGAGTTTGAGGATTTGCTGAAACAGCGACAAGAATTCACACCAGCTATGGAGCGAGAGTCAGAACAGATACAGGCAATTCGCAATCAGGCTATTTATGCTAAACCTGTAGCTAGTCAGGATGTTTCTCGATTTGCTTATCAGCATCGGGAGTTATTTGGGTGAGTCGAATGTAATTTTTGAAATTCAGCTTGTGTCGGATTTTAAAATGCCGATGGTAGAAGTATGGTTGGGATTATTGCTGGGTGGGTTTACATTAGAA
This is a stretch of genomic DNA from Nostoc sp. KVJ3. It encodes these proteins:
- a CDS encoding primosomal protein, translated to MAIAKARINNNRNAANAKTSAKTNGTSATTKSKVANASPQEEALALLKELRNLIFKEYGVKLQLRDSRVSTKIGHAAREKLGLDIAAQVKKKGGNKKFDWQKWNTKLFTKLFGQPDALKYAPEVVAIFMSMLYDTISTDPEQAIADLVEFNRASLERRNSFQEQEEEELDDLDDELDEDLDEDEEDIEDELDEDLDEDDELDEEDEDE
- a CDS encoding ATP-binding protein, which encodes MKLTDWPALANQNTPIVAVEYHTPDRMQILQQFYHWGEERSLSVFVWNPGYCGLQQLIQHQGQYILQSTDRGKNGDIIQYLLEEYQPGIYLLEGVLNEGDGSKISQKFSYQLLNACHQALWSQQHHYWVLLETYVQLSLELQPFIPILSNPLPDQQQVQMVVQQFCDTWVGRSHPRLQQFAECDRDRRAVADRNSWLKTTEKTSALQLLFRACQGLPIGEMNMLLQQSLSFTEQLEEIAQLVLEHKVSKLRGRGLEYIAQPDVPSAGGLDLLEKRLETITCLLQPKAKQYGLKFPTGMLLWGPPGTGKSLSAKLAAKKMGLPLLAANWGVLLGDPHPDRALKEFIALVTSLAPCVLYWDDFDKGFAGWDSNADGGVARRLSAALLTWMQEHQEPVYTIATVNRLSMLPAELVRRFDDIFFVDLPHEGARYEVFNLHLAKYFPAFRDNNSPWSDDQWRRLLAEYRICSPAEIGNAVRRCAEEAFYQGRPGEIEFEDLLKQRQEFTPAMERESEQIQAIRNQAIYAKPVASQDVSRFAYQHRELFG